From a single Ornithodoros turicata isolate Travis chromosome 8, ASM3712646v1, whole genome shotgun sequence genomic region:
- the LOC135366382 gene encoding uncharacterized protein LOC135366382, which yields MGTYKLELLWTHPKREITHSLVNERMLDALFCERSIPSRLSKFGYVLTHLPPEAAAEARNLIIRPHAEHPYDTLRDELIRRTALSSENRIRQLTSEELGDSRPTQLIRRMRGLAGNPTSEDTLLRELFLKRLPHNIRMILTSTEHASLDDQAKMADRILDLTGHPVPGAVANLGTTTAASSADPTIAMVTASLHQLQSTVAVLAERVATIQPPRGPRCNAFRRRTPSRRRPRSPSPSVCWYHETFGDSARHCQPPYSRSENDTPHPAVAGTAGGTSSRLFFVTDRSTGYT from the exons atgggaacgtacaAGCTCGAGCTTCTTTGGAcccacccaaagagggaaattactcaTAGCCTTGTGAATGAAAGGatgctcgacgcacttttctgcgaaaggtccattccaagtcgc CTCTCGAAGTTCGGTTACGTCCTCACCCACCTTCCACCCGAGGCCGCTGCGGAGGCCCGCAATCTCATAATTCGGCCTCACGCTGAGCACCCGTACGATACCTTACGCGACGAACTCATACGACGCACGGCTCTGTCCTCGGAAAACCGCATTCGACAGCTTACATCAGAAGAGCTTGGCGACAGCCGCCCCACTCAGCTCATACGTCGGATGCGTGGGCTCGCCGGTAACCCCACCTCCGAAGACACCCTCCTCCGCGAGCTTTTCCTGAAGCGACTGCCTCACAACATCAGAATGATCCTCACCTCGACCGAGCATGCCTCCCTCGACGATCAAGCAAAGATGGCAGATCGCATTTTGGACCTCACAGGTCACCCTGTACCGGGCGCTGTTGCGAATCTTGGCACGACCACCGCCGCATCTTCTGCCGATCCCACTATCGCCATGGTCACGGCCTCTCTCCACCAACTCCAGAGCACTGTCGCCGTTTTGGCGGAACGCGTGGCCACCATCCAACCTCCCCGAGGTCCCCGATGCAACGCTTTTCGTCGGCGTACCCCATCCCGCAGACGCCCACGGTCGCCTTCGCCCTCGGTCTGCTGGTACCATGAGACCTTCGGTGATTCGGCCCGCCACTGCCAGCCCCCTTATTCCAGGTCGGAAAACGACACGCCCCACCCAGCAGTGGCTGGCACCGCTGGGGGAACTAGCAGCCGCCTCTTTTTCGTCACCGACCGCAGCACCGGTTACACCTAG